ATATCCGACACATGCTTGCTTTGGGTTACATCCTCAAGTGAAAGCAAAACATACCGAAGCTGACCGTCATCCTGAATAGGGTTTGCAGTCATTTTCACCCACTGAGGCATGGTCTTTTGAAGGCTGTCCTTCCGTAAAAGAGTTTGGGAAACAGCACGGTTTGATTGAATTGCTTGCATTACAGGATGTTCATACTGGGAAATTGTTTTTTCACCAGCAGCAGTGGCAAATCCTTCAAGTACATTAGACGAATTATGATTCCACATATTCAGTGCCGCAGGGTTTGTATAGAGAACCTCACACTCAGGTGAAAAAATCATAACGCCATTCGAAAGCTGTTCAGCGAATAATACTACATCTTTAGACAAATTCATAAATCAAACCCCGTTCAAAGAAGTTATGTCATAATGAACCTTTGTTACACACAATTGCAATAAAATAACATTAAAAATGGACTTGCTACATTTTTTTGCTGGCGATTACCTGTTACACTATGAGTTATCTCTAAAGTACTTTTTTTGGTTATCGTAGGAGGTTTCCATGACGACACTTTTCCCCTTGCTTGGTGATCCACTTCCGCAGGTTACTGTAAAAACAACCAAAGGTACAATGACGCTCCCTGACGATCTAAAGGGGAGCTGGTTTGTTCTTTTTAGTCACCCTGCTGACTTTACACCGGTCTGCACTACTGAATTTGTAGCATTACAAAAACGCATCAAAGAATTTGACGCCCTGCATTGCAAATTAGTCGGCATATCAATGGATCAAATTTTTGCTCACATAAAATGGATCGAATGGATTAAAGAGCAAACAGGTGTTGAAATTACGTTCCCTGTTATTGCTGATTATGGCGAAGTGGCAGAAAAATTAGGTATGATACACCCTGGCAAAGGAACAAACACGGTCCGCGCGGTATTCATTATTGATCCTGACGGTCTTGTGCGTACCATTTTCTATTACCCGCAAGAAATTGGCAGAAATATTGATGAAATGCTTCGCACCATTCAGGCCTTGCAAATTTCAGATAGAAATAAAGTTGCCGTACCTGCCAACTGGCCTAAAAACGAGCTTATCGGTGACCGCGTTATTATTCCTCCAGCACAGACTGTTGAAGATGCTAAAATTCGTCTGGACACACACGAAGGATACGATTGGTGGTTCTGCCACAAAGAGCTTAAAGAAGAATAAAATCTCCAAGCCCCCAAAAGGGGGCTTCGGCTTTTGTTCCACGATGCTACGTGTCTTTTCTAACCATTTTGTTCCGAATTTGGCA
The DNA window shown above is from Halodesulfovibrio sp. and carries:
- a CDS encoding peroxiredoxin, producing the protein MTTLFPLLGDPLPQVTVKTTKGTMTLPDDLKGSWFVLFSHPADFTPVCTTEFVALQKRIKEFDALHCKLVGISMDQIFAHIKWIEWIKEQTGVEITFPVIADYGEVAEKLGMIHPGKGTNTVRAVFIIDPDGLVRTIFYYPQEIGRNIDEMLRTIQALQISDRNKVAVPANWPKNELIGDRVIIPPAQTVEDAKIRLDTHEGYDWWFCHKELKEE